A region from the Lycium barbarum isolate Lr01 chromosome 8, ASM1917538v2, whole genome shotgun sequence genome encodes:
- the LOC132607352 gene encoding thioredoxin-like 1-1, chloroplastic isoform X1: protein MAKMLSKAVCFQSPLSFGDIHHHHHHYNQHGVCAFPMKFKNPNSVGFSLSTSNDFFGGNISQRGHLSFSKFNKRNNKYTAASAQMSIGIRNAPKWWEKGLQRNMKEVTGAQDLVDSLLSAGDKLVVVDFFSPGCGGCKALHPKICQLAEMNADVQFFHVNYEELKSMCYSLNVHVLPFFRFYRGAEGRLCSFSCTNATIKKFRDALTKYGADCCSLGPVKGLEEKELLALAANKDLSFAYTPKTEEPVPVLALQEDMVIKTSTSSHPNTFPPLPLPLPLPLASTSHKAKSNSMSEVC, encoded by the exons ATGGCAAAAATGTTGAGTAAGGCAGTATGCTTCCAATCACCTTTGAGTTTTGGtgatattcatcatcatcatcaccattataatCAACATGGGGTTTGTGCTTTTCCCATGAAATTTAAAAATCCAAATTCAGTTGGTTTTTCATTATCAACAAGTAATGATTTCTTTGGTGGTAATATTTCTCAAAGAGGACACTTAAGTTTTTCCAAGTTCAATAAGAGAAATAACAAATATACAGCTGCCAGTGCTCAG ATGAGCATTGGAATCAGGAACGCTCCAAAATGGTGGGAGAAAGGGCTTCAACGTAACATGAAAGAGGTGACTGGCGCCCAAGACCTTGTTGACTCCCTTTTAAGCGCCGGGGATAAACTAGTGGTTGTTGATTTCTTTTCCCCTGGCTGTGGAGGATGCAAAGCCCTTCATCCAAAG ATATGTCAGTTAGCAGAGATGAATGCGGATGTGCAGTTTTTTCATGTGAACTATGAGGAACTCAAGTCGATGTGTTACTCACTGAATGTACATGTTCTCCCATTTTTCCGTTTCTATAGAGGGGCTGAAGGTCGTCTTTGTAGCTTTAGCTGTACCAATGCCACG ATAAAAAAATTCAGGGATGCATTGACAAAGTATGGCGCAGATTGTTGCAGCCTTGGACCAGTTAAAGGGCTTGAGGAGAAAGAGCTACTTGCACTAGCAGCAAACAAGGACCTATCTTTTGCATACACACCAAAGACAGAAGAACCAGTACCTGTTCTTGCCTTACAAGAAGATATGGTGATAAAAACAAGCACTTCATCTCATCCAAATACATTTCCCCCTTTACCACTTCCCCTCCCTCTTCCTCTCGCATCAACTTCACATAAGGCCAAAAGCAACTCGATGAGTGAAGTTTGCTAA
- the LOC132607352 gene encoding thioredoxin-like 1-1, chloroplastic isoform X2: MSIGIRNAPKWWEKGLQRNMKEVTGAQDLVDSLLSAGDKLVVVDFFSPGCGGCKALHPKICQLAEMNADVQFFHVNYEELKSMCYSLNVHVLPFFRFYRGAEGRLCSFSCTNATIKKFRDALTKYGADCCSLGPVKGLEEKELLALAANKDLSFAYTPKTEEPVPVLALQEDMVIKTSTSSHPNTFPPLPLPLPLPLASTSHKAKSNSMSEVC; this comes from the exons ATGAGCATTGGAATCAGGAACGCTCCAAAATGGTGGGAGAAAGGGCTTCAACGTAACATGAAAGAGGTGACTGGCGCCCAAGACCTTGTTGACTCCCTTTTAAGCGCCGGGGATAAACTAGTGGTTGTTGATTTCTTTTCCCCTGGCTGTGGAGGATGCAAAGCCCTTCATCCAAAG ATATGTCAGTTAGCAGAGATGAATGCGGATGTGCAGTTTTTTCATGTGAACTATGAGGAACTCAAGTCGATGTGTTACTCACTGAATGTACATGTTCTCCCATTTTTCCGTTTCTATAGAGGGGCTGAAGGTCGTCTTTGTAGCTTTAGCTGTACCAATGCCACG ATAAAAAAATTCAGGGATGCATTGACAAAGTATGGCGCAGATTGTTGCAGCCTTGGACCAGTTAAAGGGCTTGAGGAGAAAGAGCTACTTGCACTAGCAGCAAACAAGGACCTATCTTTTGCATACACACCAAAGACAGAAGAACCAGTACCTGTTCTTGCCTTACAAGAAGATATGGTGATAAAAACAAGCACTTCATCTCATCCAAATACATTTCCCCCTTTACCACTTCCCCTCCCTCTTCCTCTCGCATCAACTTCACATAAGGCCAAAAGCAACTCGATGAGTGAAGTTTGCTAA